One window of Rasiella rasia genomic DNA carries:
- the ctlX gene encoding citrulline utilization hydrolase CtlX codes for MQQITNTILMIRPVAFRMNEETAVNNYFQEDIDARNFDINTKAQEEFDAFVAKLRAVGVMVIVEHDDLKMDTPDSVFPNNWVSFHANGTVGLYPMFAENRRRERREEIMTRLESEGFHIEGFMDYTPAEDEDVFLEGTGSLLLDRVNKIAYCALSPRADEDLFIEFCEDFEYTPIIFTANQTVNGERLPIYHTNVMMALAENFAVICLDSIDNPKEKKQLVSAIKQSKKEILTISEAQMHQFAGNMLQVKGADTKYMVMSLAAHKSLTPEQIAHIERHCEILSSDLTTIETCGGGSARCMMAEVFLPKKS; via the coding sequence ATGCAACAAATTACCAATACCATTTTAATGATACGTCCAGTCGCATTCAGGATGAATGAAGAGACAGCGGTAAACAACTATTTTCAGGAAGATATTGATGCAAGAAATTTCGATATTAATACCAAGGCGCAAGAAGAATTTGACGCCTTTGTAGCCAAATTAAGAGCTGTTGGAGTAATGGTTATAGTAGAGCATGATGATCTTAAAATGGATACGCCAGATTCTGTCTTCCCTAATAATTGGGTGAGTTTTCATGCTAATGGTACGGTTGGATTGTACCCAATGTTTGCTGAAAATAGAAGGCGCGAACGCCGCGAAGAAATTATGACCCGTTTAGAGTCTGAAGGGTTTCATATTGAAGGCTTTATGGACTACACTCCAGCCGAAGATGAAGATGTCTTTTTAGAAGGAACGGGAAGCCTGCTTTTAGATCGTGTGAATAAAATTGCTTATTGTGCACTTTCCCCTAGAGCAGACGAGGACTTGTTTATAGAGTTTTGTGAAGATTTTGAATACACACCCATTATATTTACTGCTAACCAAACTGTAAATGGCGAACGACTTCCAATCTACCATACCAATGTAATGATGGCTTTGGCTGAAAATTTTGCAGTAATTTGTCTTGATAGTATAGACAATCCAAAAGAAAAGAAGCAACTTGTTTCGGCTATTAAACAATCAAAGAAAGAAATACTTACCATTTCCGAGGCGCAGATGCATCAGTTTGCAGGTAATATGTTGCAAGTAAAGGGTGCCGATACAAAATATATGGTGATGAGTTTAGCAGCTCATAAAAGTTTAACTCCAGAACAGATAGCACATATAGAAAGACATTGCGAGATTTTGAGTAGCGATCTTACCACTATAGAAACTTGTGGTGGTGGAAGCGCACGTTGTATGATGGCAGAGGTGTTTTTGCCTAAAAAATCATAA
- a CDS encoding RNA polymerase sigma factor, which translates to MEEHKHVCEERTYDKVYRDYAETIRNFIYYKCGDKDKASDITQEAFIKLWENCKKVPPQKAKSFLYTVSNNLFLNTVAHKKVVLKYVESHLPKVEKHSPQFLLEEKEYGERLQQAIANLTEIQRTAFLLSRVEGKKYREIAEILNISEKATSKRIHDALEALRKTVEKI; encoded by the coding sequence ATGGAAGAACACAAACATGTTTGCGAAGAGCGTACCTACGACAAAGTCTATAGAGATTATGCCGAGACCATTCGTAATTTTATTTATTATAAATGTGGCGATAAAGATAAAGCAAGCGATATAACGCAAGAAGCATTTATTAAACTTTGGGAAAACTGTAAAAAAGTACCCCCGCAGAAAGCAAAATCTTTTCTTTATACGGTTTCAAATAATCTTTTCTTAAATACGGTAGCACACAAAAAAGTAGTGCTAAAATATGTAGAGAGTCATTTACCAAAAGTTGAAAAACATTCACCTCAGTTCTTATTAGAAGAAAAAGAATATGGCGAACGGTTGCAACAGGCTATTGCCAACCTAACCGAAATTCAACGAACCGCCTTTTTGCTTAGTCGTGTGGAAGGCAAAAAGTATCGAGAAATTGCTGAAATATTAAACATTTCAGAAAAAGCAACAAGCAAACGTATTCACGATGCATTGGAAGCATTGCGAAAAACTGTAGAAAAAATTTAA
- a CDS encoding response regulator, with protein MINVFIVDDHKMVIDGMKLLLKDEPTIKVVGTALTGEDALVEIPKQHVDVVLLDINMPGINGIDTCKQLLKVLPDIKIVAISMHKESSLIKLMLNNGAKGYVLKNAGQDEVIDAIKSVNEGKMYLDDTVNEIVLNSVLKNGNEKITSPFPTLSRREKDVLKLILDECTTQEIADKLFISFGTVETHRRNMLIKTGARNTAGLVRTSIEYDLTK; from the coding sequence ATGATTAACGTATTTATTGTAGACGACCATAAAATGGTGATAGACGGGATGAAACTCCTTCTTAAAGACGAACCTACTATTAAAGTAGTTGGAACAGCCTTAACTGGCGAAGATGCCTTGGTTGAAATTCCGAAGCAACATGTAGATGTTGTACTTCTGGACATTAACATGCCTGGCATAAATGGCATAGATACATGCAAACAATTATTAAAAGTTCTCCCCGACATTAAAATTGTGGCCATTAGTATGCATAAAGAAAGTAGCTTAATTAAACTAATGCTTAACAATGGAGCAAAAGGATATGTATTAAAAAATGCCGGACAAGACGAAGTAATCGACGCAATAAAATCTGTAAATGAAGGAAAAATGTATCTGGATGATACGGTAAACGAAATTGTTTTAAATAGTGTCCTTAAAAATGGTAACGAAAAAATTACGAGTCCGTTCCCTACCCTCTCTCGCAGAGAAAAAGACGTGCTAAAACTCATTTTAGACGAATGCACAACTCAAGAAATTGCAGACAAGCTCTTTATTAGCTTTGGAACCGTAGAAACACATAGACGTAATATGCTGATAAAAACTGGCGCAAGAAATACTGCAGGTTTGGTTCGCACCTCTATAGAATATGATTTAACTAAATAA
- a CDS encoding FecR family protein — MDKNVLDKWLDGTHTAEELKALEQDPTFAAYRKIDRFAKQIELPPFDTEGSLASIKEKLANSQRKKPKVRVLPALLKIAAVLALVLVSYVFINALPTTINTQLAETTTLTLPDTSEILLNENSEISYQKNSWNENRMLSLNGEAYFKVAKGETFTVNTPQGTITVLGTQFNVTATNNTFQVHCYEGLVAVTYNNETIKLPAGNGVTVTNEILEQTKVFVNKPEWHGNESSYDNVRITDVLKDLEQNYNTTVSTQNIDVTLRFTGSYTHTDLEAALQTITLPLGLTYAIESEDSVIISTAKNKE, encoded by the coding sequence ATGGACAAGAACGTACTAGATAAATGGCTTGACGGCACACATACTGCCGAAGAACTTAAAGCGTTGGAACAAGACCCAACCTTTGCCGCCTATCGTAAAATAGATCGTTTCGCTAAACAGATTGAACTACCCCCGTTTGATACTGAAGGCTCCCTTGCGTCTATAAAAGAAAAACTGGCTAACTCCCAGCGCAAAAAACCTAAAGTACGTGTATTACCCGCATTGCTAAAAATTGCTGCGGTCTTAGCTCTAGTACTAGTCTCTTATGTTTTTATTAATGCGCTCCCAACAACAATCAATACACAGCTAGCAGAGACTACTACGCTTACGCTTCCTGATACTTCTGAAATTTTACTTAATGAAAATTCTGAAATTTCATACCAGAAAAATTCTTGGAACGAAAATAGAATGCTCTCGTTAAACGGAGAGGCATATTTTAAGGTAGCCAAAGGCGAGACATTTACCGTAAACACACCTCAAGGAACCATTACTGTTTTGGGAACTCAATTTAATGTTACTGCTACCAATAATACATTTCAGGTACATTGTTATGAAGGCTTGGTGGCTGTGACCTATAATAACGAAACTATTAAACTTCCTGCAGGGAATGGAGTTACTGTTACAAATGAAATATTAGAACAAACCAAGGTATTCGTGAATAAACCAGAATGGCATGGAAACGAAAGTAGCTACGACAATGTGCGCATCACAGATGTTCTTAAAGATTTAGAACAGAACTACAATACCACTGTCTCGACTCAAAATATTGATGTAACTTTACGTTTTACGGGTAGTTACACACATACAGATTTAGAAGCTGCTCTACAAACCATTACCCTTCCTTTGGGATTAACGTATGCTATTGAAAGCGAAGACAGCGTCATTATTTCTACTGCTAAAAACAAAGAATAA
- a CDS encoding SDR family oxidoreductase codes for MKILLTGANGYIGMRLLPLLLEQGHEVVCSVRNANRLSISDDLRNKIEIVEIDFLDKVKPDVLPRDIDAAYYLIHSMSASTDDFDEKEELSAKNFNSYLEQTHCQQTIYVGGIVNEENLSKHLWSRKNVEDILYEGPGNLTVLRAAIIVGSGSASFEIIRDLCEKLPIMITPKWVKTRCQPIAIRDVLTCLTGVLGNTNCYNESFDIGGPDILSYKQMMLQYAKCRNLKLAIIDVPFMSPKLSSYWLYFVTSTSYKLALNLVDSMRIEVITKDTRLQELLGIKPISYVQAIDLAFKKIKQNQVVSSWKDSMVSGRFRKDLKKYVEVPDKGCLKDKQKTQLIDPEKTLENIWSIGGTRGWYYGNWLWKVRGYLDKLFGGVGLRRGRTHPNKIYEGDSLDFWRVILADKKEKRLLLFAEMKVPGEAWLEFEIDKNNVLHQTATFRPRGLWGRLYWYAMLPFHYFIFAGMINRIAKA; via the coding sequence TTGAAAATTCTACTTACAGGAGCAAACGGTTATATTGGGATGCGTTTACTTCCCTTATTATTGGAGCAAGGGCATGAGGTGGTATGCTCGGTAAGAAATGCTAATAGACTATCTATAAGTGATGACCTTCGAAATAAGATTGAAATTGTTGAAATTGATTTCTTAGATAAGGTAAAGCCTGACGTACTTCCCAGAGATATAGATGCAGCATATTATTTAATTCACTCCATGTCTGCCTCTACAGACGACTTTGATGAAAAAGAGGAACTTTCAGCAAAAAATTTTAACAGCTATTTAGAACAGACACATTGCCAACAAACTATTTATGTAGGGGGTATTGTAAATGAAGAAAACCTTAGCAAACATTTATGGTCTCGAAAAAATGTAGAAGATATTTTATACGAGGGTCCAGGCAACCTTACCGTGTTACGAGCGGCAATTATAGTTGGTAGCGGCAGTGCATCTTTTGAAATTATTCGTGATTTATGCGAAAAGTTACCCATAATGATTACGCCAAAATGGGTAAAAACACGCTGTCAACCTATTGCTATTCGAGATGTACTTACTTGCCTAACCGGGGTGCTAGGCAATACCAATTGTTACAACGAAAGTTTTGATATTGGCGGACCTGATATTTTATCGTATAAACAAATGATGTTGCAATATGCTAAATGTCGTAATCTTAAACTAGCGATAATAGATGTGCCATTTATGTCGCCTAAGCTTTCTTCGTATTGGTTGTATTTTGTTACTTCAACTTCATATAAGCTGGCACTCAACTTAGTAGACAGCATGCGTATTGAAGTAATTACAAAAGACACCCGCTTACAAGAGTTGTTAGGTATAAAGCCTATTTCGTATGTTCAAGCCATCGATTTAGCCTTCAAAAAGATTAAACAAAACCAAGTAGTATCTAGCTGGAAAGACAGTATGGTGAGTGGACGTTTCAGAAAAGATCTTAAAAAATATGTTGAAGTACCTGATAAAGGCTGTTTAAAAGACAAACAAAAAACACAACTTATAGATCCTGAAAAAACATTAGAGAATATTTGGAGTATTGGTGGAACGCGTGGTTGGTACTACGGAAATTGGCTGTGGAAGGTACGCGGTTATTTAGACAAGCTTTTTGGGGGTGTTGGCTTACGTCGTGGTAGAACACACCCCAACAAAATTTACGAAGGAGATAGTCTTGACTTTTGGCGGGTAATACTGGCCGATAAGAAAGAAAAAAGACTGCTTCTATTTGCTGAAATGAAAGTTCCTGGCGAGGCATGGTTAGAATTTGAAATAGACAAGAATAATGTATTGCACCAAACTGCTACATTTAGACCACGCGGATTATGGGGAAGACTTTATTGGTATGCTATGCTACCATTTCACTATTTTATTTTTGCTGGAATGATTAATAGAATAGCCAAAGCCTAA
- the argS gene encoding arginine--tRNA ligase produces the protein MDLQETLSHHIKKAVEDTYGVNLDTIEFQGTRKDFEGDITVVVFSMLRSVKGNPVQIGETIGQYLVKNVAEVSKFNVVKGFLNLVLSDAYYVDFFNTMGDFSSFGKAANTGDAMMVEYASPNTNKPLHLGHIRNVLLGYSVAEILKAAGKKVYKTQIINDRGIHICKSMLAWKRYGNNETPQSTGLKGDKLVGNYYVKFDQEYKREISALVSQGIAEKEAKVQAPILVEAQEMLRKWEAGDPEVVALWKTMNGWVYDGFDATYENIGVNFDKNYYESDTYLLGKDFIELGLEKGVFEKDPDGSVWCDLTDEGLDRKIVLRSDGTAVYMTQDIGTAIQRVKDFPDINGMIYTVGNEQDYHFKVLFLILQKLGFSWAKNLFHLSYGMVDLPSGKMKSREGTVVDADDLIDDMTATAKKISEELGKIDDFSEEEKNQLYKTIGLGALKYYILKVDPKKRILFNPEESVDFQGNTGPFIQYTYARIQSILRKAKTDSVEKSKLNGSLVLHEKEKELLKIIQQFPETVQLAAQNYSPALVANYTYDLVKEFNSFYQNVPIFGAENADEIAFRVALCDAVGSIIKTAFSVLGIEVPNRM, from the coding sequence ATGGATTTGCAAGAAACGTTATCGCATCATATTAAAAAAGCCGTAGAAGATACTTACGGAGTGAACTTAGATACTATTGAGTTTCAAGGTACAAGGAAAGATTTTGAAGGCGATATTACTGTTGTAGTCTTTTCGATGCTACGTTCTGTAAAAGGAAATCCGGTACAAATAGGCGAAACTATTGGTCAATACCTAGTAAAAAATGTTGCAGAAGTATCAAAATTCAATGTTGTTAAAGGCTTTTTGAATCTCGTTTTAAGCGATGCTTATTATGTAGACTTTTTTAATACTATGGGCGATTTTAGTAGCTTCGGAAAAGCAGCTAACACGGGTGATGCTATGATGGTTGAATACGCTTCTCCTAATACCAATAAACCGCTACATTTAGGACATATAAGAAATGTGTTACTAGGGTATTCTGTTGCCGAAATATTAAAGGCAGCAGGAAAAAAAGTATATAAAACCCAAATTATTAACGACCGTGGTATTCATATTTGTAAAAGCATGCTTGCATGGAAGCGCTATGGAAATAATGAAACACCTCAGTCTACAGGCCTTAAAGGCGATAAGCTAGTGGGTAATTATTACGTGAAATTTGATCAAGAATATAAAAGGGAAATTAGCGCGCTAGTTAGTCAGGGTATAGCAGAGAAAGAAGCGAAAGTGCAAGCTCCAATATTGGTAGAAGCACAAGAAATGCTCCGTAAATGGGAAGCAGGAGACCCGGAAGTTGTTGCACTTTGGAAAACAATGAATGGTTGGGTGTATGATGGCTTTGACGCTACTTACGAGAATATTGGAGTTAATTTCGATAAGAATTATTATGAAAGTGATACCTACTTACTTGGTAAAGATTTTATAGAATTGGGTCTAGAAAAGGGGGTATTTGAGAAAGATCCAGATGGCTCTGTCTGGTGTGACCTCACAGACGAAGGGCTTGATCGTAAAATTGTATTAAGAAGTGACGGTACAGCAGTCTACATGACGCAAGATATTGGAACAGCCATACAACGAGTTAAAGATTTTCCAGATATCAACGGAATGATTTATACCGTAGGTAACGAGCAAGACTATCATTTTAAGGTACTATTCTTGATTCTTCAAAAACTTGGTTTTTCTTGGGCCAAAAATTTGTTTCACCTAAGCTACGGGATGGTAGATTTACCTTCAGGTAAAATGAAAAGTCGTGAGGGTACGGTTGTAGACGCAGATGACCTTATAGATGATATGACAGCAACAGCCAAGAAAATCTCTGAAGAGCTAGGTAAAATAGATGATTTTTCAGAAGAAGAAAAAAACCAGTTATATAAAACTATTGGGTTGGGTGCTCTAAAATACTACATCCTAAAAGTTGACCCTAAAAAACGAATTTTATTTAACCCAGAAGAGAGTGTAGATTTTCAAGGAAATACGGGACCATTTATACAATATACATACGCTCGAATTCAATCTATACTTCGCAAAGCTAAGACCGATTCAGTAGAAAAAAGTAAATTAAACGGGTCGTTAGTTTTACACGAAAAGGAAAAGGAGTTGCTTAAGATTATTCAGCAGTTTCCCGAAACAGTGCAACTTGCAGCGCAGAATTATAGCCCAGCACTGGTAGCTAATTACACATACGATTTAGTAAAAGAATTTAACTCCTTCTACCAAAACGTACCTATTTTTGGCGCTGAAAATGCAGATGAGATTGCCTTTAGAGTAGCATTGTGTGATGCTGTTGGTAGTATAATAAAGACAGCCTTTTCTGTTTTAGGCATTGAAGTGCCAAACAGAATGTAG
- a CDS encoding TonB-dependent receptor plug domain-containing protein, which produces MTISVVGQESTTTIPLIKALKKIEKSYDVKFSYNRRDLKSIEVTSIPETKNIAEALNHLSAEAGLKFTQIKERYIAVQLQEQQLITVCGILIETESSVPIYEAEITVNNVTIMSDSGGNFRVTEIGENENLSVYVNGFLVRTISARELKSTGQCPFIYISQAYTYLPEVILDNYITKGISKNISGATVIQNENFDILPSLIEPDVLQIAQALPGIDSADETAANLNVRGGTSDEFLILWDDIRMYQSGHFFGLISAFNPNLTKHVTIYKNGTAARYGEGVSGVIAMESSSDTPEQFQGGLGINLTSANAYAEIPATENFLITVSGRTSINTGIGNPVYNEFFSKVFQNTVVTNLQNNTIEGERSTDEQFNFFDVSVKALWKISLKDEVSYHFLGIDNKLQFSERIISQNVGSLVASELEQQNGTHGINYKRSWNRNFSTKFLASTSKYLRSEFSNDVDLNLLQSNRNEVDETSIKIDLRYAPTDEFQVFGGYQYTDTEITDSRVNTTNTALLKTSNTLYANALFASTSFKLFEGKTNITSGLRFTQYPKLSQSFFEPRLHISQKINPALRLHISGELKHQSVYQSVNLRNNLLGVETKDWLLADQTLNPILQSKQVGIGGNFRRKNWTLTSEIYSKEVTGIQTKNLGFRNQLQDANFTGRYNVTGAEISINKRTKQWNVWLSYAHQDNSYTFDNFNPSSFRNNIESRHTTTLAASFDYKDFSFSLGNTLKSGLPYTTPIAEEPIITTLEGTTINFNAPNNARLPSYFRSDFSASYAVDLDETFSGKVNIAFLNIFNRNNALDRYYVLDIDDTGAPTLRRVDQFSLGFTPNISLQLLF; this is translated from the coding sequence ATGACTATTTCAGTTGTAGGACAAGAAAGCACAACTACAATCCCTCTCATTAAGGCACTTAAAAAGATTGAAAAATCTTACGATGTAAAGTTTTCTTATAACCGTAGAGATTTAAAATCTATTGAGGTAACCAGTATTCCTGAAACTAAAAATATTGCTGAGGCCTTAAACCACTTATCGGCTGAAGCAGGACTAAAATTTACTCAAATAAAAGAACGCTACATTGCCGTTCAACTTCAAGAACAACAACTTATTACAGTCTGTGGTATTTTAATTGAAACAGAAAGCAGCGTTCCTATTTATGAAGCCGAAATTACAGTGAACAACGTAACGATTATGTCTGATAGCGGTGGTAATTTTAGGGTTACTGAAATTGGAGAAAATGAAAACCTCTCTGTCTATGTAAATGGGTTTCTAGTAAGAACTATTTCGGCTAGAGAATTAAAATCTACAGGTCAATGTCCGTTTATTTATATTTCTCAAGCCTACACCTATCTGCCTGAAGTAATTCTAGATAATTATATTACTAAAGGAATATCAAAAAATATTTCGGGTGCTACCGTTATACAAAATGAAAATTTTGACATCCTACCAAGTCTTATTGAACCCGATGTATTGCAAATTGCACAGGCACTCCCTGGAATAGACAGTGCAGACGAAACAGCCGCCAACCTTAATGTTCGTGGCGGTACTTCAGACGAATTTTTAATCCTTTGGGATGATATCCGAATGTACCAATCTGGACACTTTTTTGGACTCATCTCCGCATTTAACCCTAATCTAACAAAGCATGTTACTATTTATAAAAATGGTACTGCGGCGCGATATGGAGAAGGCGTCTCAGGGGTTATAGCCATGGAATCGTCTTCAGATACTCCTGAACAGTTTCAAGGAGGACTAGGCATTAACCTTACTAGTGCAAATGCCTATGCCGAAATTCCAGCTACAGAAAACTTCTTAATTACAGTCTCCGGACGTACATCTATTAATACTGGCATAGGAAATCCCGTTTACAATGAATTTTTCAGTAAAGTATTTCAGAATACGGTAGTTACCAACCTCCAAAATAATACTATTGAAGGGGAACGAAGCACAGATGAACAATTCAATTTTTTTGACGTCTCTGTAAAAGCACTATGGAAAATCTCTCTAAAAGACGAAGTGAGTTATCACTTTTTAGGCATAGATAATAAGCTACAATTTTCTGAGCGTATCATTTCGCAGAACGTAGGTTCATTAGTTGCAAGCGAATTAGAGCAACAAAACGGAACACATGGCATAAACTACAAGCGCAGTTGGAATCGTAATTTTTCAACAAAGTTCTTGGCCTCAACCAGTAAGTATCTACGCAGTGAGTTTAGCAACGATGTAGATTTAAATCTTTTACAAAGCAATCGCAACGAAGTTGATGAGACAAGCATAAAAATAGACCTTAGATATGCTCCTACCGATGAGTTTCAGGTTTTTGGAGGTTATCAATACACAGACACTGAAATTACAGATTCTAGAGTAAATACTACCAATACTGCTTTACTAAAAACTTCTAATACATTATATGCAAATGCTCTATTTGCAAGTACATCTTTTAAGCTTTTTGAGGGTAAAACAAATATAACTTCTGGTTTACGTTTTACACAGTATCCTAAACTTTCGCAAAGCTTTTTTGAACCGAGACTTCATATAAGTCAAAAGATAAACCCGGCACTGCGGCTTCATATTTCTGGAGAGCTAAAACACCAATCTGTGTATCAATCTGTAAACCTTAGAAACAATTTGTTGGGGGTAGAAACAAAAGATTGGTTGTTGGCAGATCAAACATTAAATCCTATTTTACAAAGTAAGCAGGTGGGCATTGGAGGAAATTTCCGAAGAAAGAATTGGACGCTTACTTCAGAAATTTATTCAAAAGAGGTTACTGGTATACAAACCAAAAATCTTGGTTTCAGAAACCAACTGCAAGATGCTAATTTTACAGGACGTTACAACGTTACTGGTGCCGAAATATCAATTAACAAACGAACCAAACAATGGAATGTCTGGCTGAGTTATGCGCACCAAGACAACTCCTACACCTTTGATAACTTTAATCCGTCATCTTTTAGAAACAATATAGAAAGTAGGCACACTACAACCCTAGCCGCTTCTTTCGACTATAAAGATTTTAGTTTTTCGCTGGGCAATACTCTTAAATCGGGACTACCATACACAACGCCAATAGCAGAAGAACCAATTATTACAACGCTAGAAGGAACTACAATTAATTTTAACGCACCCAATAATGCAAGACTTCCTAGTTATTTTAGGAGCGATTTTTCTGCCTCGTATGCTGTGGATTTAGACGAAACATTTAGTGGTAAAGTGAATATCGCTTTCTTGAATATTTTTAATAGAAATAATGCCTTAGACCGTTATTACGTTTTAGACATAGATGATACAGGCGCGCCAACCTTAAGACGCGTAGATCAATTTTCGCTAGGGTTTACACCTAATATTTCGTTGCAATTATTGTTTTAG
- a CDS encoding tetratricopeptide repeat-containing sensor histidine kinase: MFALPTNKTIVFSLVFMFFGTSFCLAQRQPLTKAKIDSILAVSDTMPKDMKLIQLLVSSAGKNRYIKPTRTLITKAIAISEEVGNNEMKANSYYSMGNYHYFNAKLDSATYMLDKALTFVTENELPFIRSSVLATKGGISSQKDAVSQSIVYTMQAREILDKLDTLQLTESLKKKRRGQSFVLANALANLYNKVEDFETSLVYYDIANEAAMAMGDANAAGVIISNKGNLLLKMNRKEEALDALAKGKDLKLKAGAPETSIAMSNLNIGAVLIESNRDDEALKSLNEALAIFEAKNYTAGIAETLPHRGTLYNKQGKHDLAIADCEKAKTLIDAIKVPELMSAACECLYEAYQKKGEFEKALINFKKYTVARDSVINEKNIKQLTQIEMQYDFNKQQEEQERILQNEKRLKRNILAGLITLAVFSIVIILFLRKRLQYKNKLALQREALQQQKITELQQRNKLVAMNSMIEGQEAERLRIAKDLHDSLGGLLSTVKAHFTTIQNEIQQLEALDLTGKTNSLIDEACIEVRRISHNMMPHALSISGLKGAIEDLGTHLQEQGYSVTVEISNLPTAIEPTKEVMIYRLLQEIISNIRKHAKASSILIQLLGHENEVNLLVEDNGRGFNYNDAVAKGGLGLKSINSRVAYLDGTIDWDTQPNNGTSLTINIPIA; encoded by the coding sequence ATGTTTGCGTTACCCACCAATAAAACAATAGTTTTTTCATTAGTATTCATGTTCTTCGGGACAAGCTTTTGTTTAGCACAGAGACAGCCATTAACCAAAGCCAAGATAGATTCTATTCTGGCTGTATCTGATACCATGCCAAAAGACATGAAACTAATTCAGTTACTTGTCTCTAGTGCTGGTAAAAATCGCTATATAAAACCCACCCGTACCTTAATTACTAAAGCCATTGCTATTTCAGAAGAAGTAGGTAATAATGAGATGAAGGCTAACTCATATTACTCTATGGGTAACTATCATTATTTTAATGCAAAATTAGACTCTGCTACATACATGCTTGATAAAGCACTCACCTTTGTAACCGAGAATGAACTACCGTTTATTAGGTCTAGTGTCTTGGCTACCAAGGGCGGAATTTCGAGCCAAAAAGATGCTGTTTCACAATCTATTGTGTATACCATGCAGGCAAGAGAAATATTAGACAAGCTAGACACTTTACAACTTACTGAAAGCTTAAAAAAGAAGCGAAGGGGACAAAGTTTTGTATTGGCAAACGCACTTGCAAATTTATATAACAAAGTAGAAGATTTTGAAACTTCTCTTGTTTATTACGACATCGCTAATGAAGCCGCCATGGCCATGGGAGATGCTAATGCCGCAGGGGTGATTATTAGCAATAAGGGTAACTTATTGTTAAAAATGAACCGGAAAGAAGAGGCCTTAGACGCCTTAGCAAAAGGAAAAGACTTAAAATTAAAGGCTGGGGCACCAGAAACCTCTATTGCAATGTCTAACCTTAATATTGGAGCCGTACTCATAGAATCGAATAGAGACGATGAAGCTCTGAAATCACTCAATGAAGCTTTAGCCATTTTCGAAGCAAAAAATTATACTGCTGGAATTGCAGAAACACTTCCACACCGAGGAACATTGTACAACAAACAAGGCAAACATGACCTTGCAATAGCAGATTGCGAGAAGGCTAAAACCTTAATTGATGCTATAAAAGTTCCGGAACTCATGTCTGCAGCATGTGAGTGTCTATATGAAGCATACCAAAAGAAAGGAGAATTTGAAAAAGCTTTAATCAATTTTAAAAAATATACAGTAGCTAGAGATTCTGTAATTAATGAAAAAAATATTAAACAGCTCACGCAAATTGAAATGCAATACGATTTCAATAAGCAACAAGAAGAGCAAGAACGTATTCTTCAAAATGAGAAACGACTAAAAAGAAATATACTTGCTGGCTTAATCACTTTGGCAGTTTTTTCAATTGTTATTATCTTGTTCTTAAGGAAACGCTTACAGTATAAAAATAAGCTGGCATTACAGAGAGAAGCCCTTCAGCAACAAAAAATCACCGAACTACAACAAAGAAACAAACTGGTAGCTATGAATAGTATGATTGAAGGTCAGGAAGCCGAACGTCTTCGTATTGCAAAAGATCTGCACGACAGCCTTGGAGGTTTGTTGAGCACTGTTAAAGCTCATTTTACTACCATTCAAAACGAAATACAACAGTTAGAGGCCTTAGACTTAACAGGAAAAACCAACTCACTTATCGATGAAGCGTGTATAGAAGTGAGGCGTATTTCTCATAATATGATGCCACATGCTTTAAGTATTTCTGGGCTTAAGGGTGCCATAGAAGATCTTGGCACACATCTTCAAGAACAAGGATACAGCGTAACAGTAGAAATCTCTAACCTACCAACTGCCATAGAACCTACCAAAGAAGTAATGATTTATAGATTATTACAAGAAATAATCTCTAACATACGAAAGCACGCTAAAGCAAGTAGCATACTTATTCAACTATTGGGGCATGAAAACGAGGTAAATCTTTTGGTTGAAGACAACGGTAGAGGCTTTAATTATAACGATGCCGTGGCTAAAGGCGGGCTTGGATTAAAAAGCATAAATAGTCGTGTAGCATATCTAGACGGCACCATAGATTGGGATACCCAACCAAACAACGGAACATCATTAACCATTAACATACCTATAGCATGA